The nucleotide window GTTTTATTCTTTCCAGTTCTGCTTTAAAAGTTGATTCACTTAAATGTAAAGAATCTGCTATTCTCATAGAGGTAATAAGTTTCACCCTCTTACCCACTTTAAACGATGTAGCACAAACTGCACTTCCTGCAAATGCCAATAGTAAATTGATACCAACAACTCTAATGAAAGTACTTTTCCCTGACATATTCGATCCTGTAATAATCGATACTCTATTGTTCGTATCAAGCTTATATGAGTTTTTCACACCTCCATCAAATTCTCCATTTGCCCCTTGAAAAATCAACGGGTGGCCCATATTTTCTCCATCAAGAATTATATCTTCTTCAACAAAAACTGGTTTTGTCCAATCAGGATGATTACGTTCTAGAATCGCTAAACTATTATAGGCTTCTAACTCACCAATAATATGAAATAATTTCTCGAATAGGTCAGGGTTCTTTTTAAACCACTTTCTAATTCTTCCTACAACAAATATATCAAACGGTATAATTGAATACAGTACAACTAAACCCATCATGTTTTTTCTGATATCCAATTGTTGAATTAAAGTAGAGAGCTTCAAAATAGGTTTGGAGAAGTGTTGAGATGAAATATCTTTGATCCCCTCTTGAAGTAGAGAACTCTTAAAATTAGTCGTACCCAATAAATCAGTCACTTTTGCAAGACGTTCTAAAGCTGTAGCACTACTATTTAGATGATGCATAAATTCAGCTACATCACCACCTACTCTACCCATCACTAAAAAGTTTAAAAGGATAATAGTAGCTGTTAGACCCATTGTCCAATCGGCTGAATTCAGAAAACCAAAAATGATGACACCCCATAGAAATGGAACTAATGAGGCATATATCTTATAGATCCCTTCCTGTTTTATTTTAAACTTCCCTAATAAATCACTATCGATCTGGAAATTTGATTTTTGCTTTTGTTCACCAAATAGGAATAACTGAAGTTTCTCTGAAAAAGAAACATTATCGCTCAGCTCTTTTACGGCCTCTTGCCTATCTATAATTGTTTGTGATGGTACTTGATAAGCATTTTCATCAAAGAAAGAATTCAACTGATTCTTCCCCCAATGAGTTGATGTTCTATTAATGAAGTGAAATAATGACTGTGGTCCATAAAGATCCATATCATGTGCAAACAACTGGTTTACTTGTTTTAAGTCTTCACCATCATCGTACAAGTTCGCTCCTCCTCCCAAAACAGTAATCTCATTTTCAAGTAATAACTGTTTAATTTTAAGCTCTTCTAAATTTTGTTGTACAGTAGAATGTCTTCTAACAATGAGAAAAAAGAGAGCTAACCCAAGGATTATTGTGGGGAATATAAATTGATTAAAGTTACCATATAACAATACACAGCAGACGATAACTCCAATAATTGTGATTAATCGTAGTAGTGAGAATTTGTTTGATATACTTTCCTTATCCTTAATATCTTCTAAAATCAACTGTAATTGTTGATTATAATTCTGAATCATGATTATTTAATAGGTTAACACACACAAGGGAAGATGGCTGTAAAGGTATAAAAAAAGCACAATGAATAAACATTGTGCTTAAAATTTCTTTTAAGTAATCAATTACTAAATACAAGGTATTAGTAATGCTGCTTCAATAATTTTAATACCTGCTTCTAGTTCAGTTTTAACACTGTCTGCAGCTGCTGCATCTCCAGGATAAGAAATTTCTACAGCCTCTTCAATACAACTTTGATTAGAGTTGTAGAAATCTACCAATTCTTGGAAAACTGCCTTCTCATCTTCACAAGAAGTATCCTCAGGTAGTTCTTCAATTTTAGTAGAAATTTCTAGTAGTCCAGTTGCTGTGTCTTCAGCGTTACATGGCTCCGCTTCGTCATCAGAACATGAAGTGAATACAAATAGTCCGATTAAGAAAGAAAAAAGTACCTTTTTCATTAAAAAATTTAGTTAGGGTCGAAAAATATAAATAATGAAATCAATTTTAAATTTCATTAACACAATGATAATAAAAAGTCTTAACATCAACAAATCATTCAATCAAACTGCTTATTAACCAATAAAAACATTTTTCACATTTATTTAGTTGACCTCAACATCAATTTATACGTTACTTTGTTGTATAGAATCTCACTACACAATTTATATACTTGAAATTACAGTTATCATATAAGAAAATCATACGACCTCTATTAACAATTTGGGTCGCTCTCCACACACTAAATTACAGTGTGGATATTGATGCTGTATTGGTTTCACAGGCGAACTACTCTCCTGAAACCCTAATTGTTCAAGATGATAAAATTGAAAGCTTTGTAGAATTAATCTGTCAGATCATTTTCGAAGACAACTTCAGTGATTTTAATGACAACCCATTCTCCCAGAATGAGTCGAAGAGTTTCTCCCCAATAGTTTGCTTATCCTATCCTGTATTTGATATTATCCATGAAGGTATCGAAAGAGAATTTCATGAATCAATAACTCATACATTTTACTTAGATAAAAACTACCCTACCCCAATTAAGGACATAGTTCCTCCCCCTCCACGTATGAGCTAATTTTTCATCACTAGTACTATACTTTTGATGAAATCATTTCACTGTATAAGAATACTAGTTAAATCAGCTCATATATATTCAAATGAAATTATTTTACAGTGTTCTCTTAGGATGCTTCTTTATTGTTGCAAATAACAATTTATTGTTTGCTCAAGAAGATTTCCAACAAGAAGAAGAGGAACACGAGACAAAATTCAAACAGCAACCAGGCCTTGCAAAAGCAGCTTCAAAAGTGTTTTTCTCAGAAAAACCTTGGAGTGTTTCAGGTTTTGGTGAGGTGTCATTCGTCAATAGAAATGACGTTCCAATAGGAATGGAAGATGACATCGAGCTTTCTTATAACAACCTATACAGGTTCTCTACATTCTTTGGTTACAGATTTACAGACAAGATTATTTGGAACTCTGAGATTTTAGTAGAATATCTTACCGATCCTAATGGAAATAGCCATTTCGAATTTATTGTTGAAGCTTTTATGGATTTTTCTATTCATAAATCATTCAACCTTAGAACTGGTATTTACCCATTAAGTATTGGCTACATCAACAATAATGACGAACCCGTAATGTTTGCATCAGTAAATAGATCTGATGTTGAACGAATGATTGTCCCTTCTACTTGGATGGGTATGGGTGTTAGTTTTTATGGTCTTATTTCTCCAAGTTTCAACTATACTTTTGGAGTTTCACAGGGCTTAGATGGTAGTTCGTTCCTTAGTGGTACATGGATTCGCCAAGGTAGAGAACCTCGTTTTGATGGAAATTCTTTCACTACTTATTCCATCAACCCTCAAATCAATTATGTAGGATTAAAAGATTGGACATTAAGTGCTTCTGCGTTTATTGGACAAACTGGTAACAACCAGGAAATCACTGATTATAATGGCAACAAGAGAATAGCTAATTCTGTTGCTCAATTATATACCGCCTATGTAAAACACACGAAAAAGAATTGGGAATTTATGGCCTTAGCCTCAACTGGGTATATGTCAGGTACAGAAGACCTGTACTATCTGACTGCTCAAGAAAATGGAGGTGTAGGACAAGTAATTGCCAACCAAAATATCGGTTATCTGGTCGAAGGAAGTTTTGACCTGTTATCATTATTCAATAACCGTAGCTTCCTTCGAAAGAAGAATGCATTAATAGATCCACACGATGTTAAAATCCCATTATTTGTTCGATATGAATATATCAACACTCATAAGAACTATAATGAAAAACTACTAATGGCTGATACTAACGCCAACATGGTTCACTTTAACTCTGACATCATAACTGTGGGAGTGAACTTTAAACCAAGGGAAGAGATTGCTTTTAAAATCGATTATCAATTTAGAAATAATCGAGCAACCGGCCCTTACGCCGCGAAAGAAGACAACTTACTAGAACTAGGAATTGGCTTCATTTTCTGATCTTTAACAACTTTAACGAAACTAAAAACCAATGGAAGAACCTCTGTATGTTTACAGAGGTTTCTTTTTTTTAATTCACAAAATTTTTGAAATGCATAATTGTTTCTCTAATTTCAAAAAGACATTTCAAATCACAATTAATGAAAAAATTACTCTTTCTTTTATTATTCTCTTTTACATTCAGTCTTCAACAATCCATAGCTCAAAGCTTTAGTACAGGTGGTGGAGGCAGTGCAGAAAGATCTGATAAGAACTTCCAATTTATGCCAGTGCCATATATCAACTATGATAGAACTTTGGGCCTATCTGTAGGTGCACTTCCAATGGCCATGTATAACTTGAGTAAAACAGATACCATATCTCCCTCCTCAATTTCAGGTGCACTTGGGCTTTACACTACGAATAAGTCTTGGTTTACTTTAGGATTTTCAAAATTTTACTTTGCTGAAGATAGATATAGAGTAACTGTTGCCGGAGGCGTTGGAGATTTCAATTATCAAACCTATGTAGGTTTTCCTTTAAATGGATTTCTTCAATATGCCACAGGGGTTAATTTTATTAAGGGTGAGATCCAACGAAAAGTAATCAAAAACTTGTACGCAGGTGTGAATTATATGTATACGGATTTTGAGAATTCTTTTGATATTGTACCTGACACCACAAGTACCGTTCAATTACAAACCCTTGGGTTTATAGTATCCTATGACCATAGAGATGATGTTTACTACCCTACCAAAGGTGAAATAGGCAATGTAAATATTGATGTAAGCCCTGATTTTTTAGGGAATGATCAACCTAATACGAAAATCACAATTGATTTTAATAAATACTTCGCCTTTAAAGAAGGTCGAGATATTTTGGCTACTCGAATGTATGTCGGTTTTGGGGTCGGTGATCTTACCTTCAACCAACAATTCATCGTCGGACAAAGTGATATCAGAGGTTATACTCAGGCTAAATACAGAGGTAATGCTATGTATAACATTCAAGGAGAATACCGTTGGAATTTCCATAAGAAAATGGCTGTCAATTTCTTTGCAGGGTTGGCAACTGTTTCAGGTGCTAACGACAGTTCTCAGAATGGTATTTTATTACCCGGTGTAGGTGTTGGCTATAGATATAATGTGTTTCCTAAAAATCATATGAATGTAGGCTTAGACGCTGCTGTGGGTAGAGATGATTGGGGTATATATTTCAGAATAGGCGAAGCATTTTAATCTTAATCACTATTGATTCTCCTTAAAAGATGGTATCTTATTATCAATTATTTGATTTTCATTTAAACCTCTGTCCAAGTACTACGTTTATTAACCAGATACTACACTTTAGAAATGAATTAATATGTGGGAAACATTTGATATACAATCACTCTTTTTTGGATTAATTGCAGGATTGATCGTTGCAGGACTTGTTCAAGTCAAAGATTGGATCAAACAATCTGGAATGAAGAAAGAAATCAAACGTCTCAAAGCACATTTACATGACAAGTTGGAAATCGATGCTGAAGCTATTTCAAGTAAAAAAGGTGAAATAGAACGTTTGAAAAGAGAAAACGAAAATTTAAGAGTGACCAATAAAGCTTTATTGAACAAGCCAGGTCGCCAGGAAATGATGAGTTTCCATGTTTACCAGTCTGCCATTGATAAACTAAATAGTAATATGATGGGATTTGGCCCAGCATGGCAGGATGCATTAAGAGATGCTAAAGAAGAAGTAAAAGAAATCGAAGAAGGAAATAAATCATTTATGAAAAAAGTATTACCAAAAGGATTATTTGGTGGTACTACCTACGAACTTGGAGAAGGGGATCAATAGATCTCCTTTTTTTGTAACACAATAAATAGCTCGTTACCATTAACTTATATTAAAGTAATTATATATAGAGATACATAGTCATTAACATCAACTAAAGCTTAGTTACCTATTCTTTTTTTAATTTTGATCATACCTAATGACCTAAAATTATCATCAAAAACTACGAAAAAAATGAATATTTACAGATGGGCTTTAATAATAATCGCTGCGATTGTTGGTATTGGTAACATTATGCTAATTGACAAAAACAATCTTAGCTTTGAAAACAATGTTTTTGAATATCTTGGTAGTGTAAGCATGTTTGGTGTATCTATTTGGCTAGCCACACAGAACCTTTTTCATAAAAATGAAAAAAAGTCATTTTAATCATAATTAAAGCCATTTTTCTTTACCCGAGACAATCATTGTCTCTTAATTTTATTCCAAAAGGTGACAAGTTTCACCATAAATTATTCAAGTTAATACTTGGACTATCTCCCCTCTTGATTAAATTGCAGGCAAAATAAATTATTTTACTGCAATGGCATTATTTAAAAGATGGTCACGTAAGGGTTATGCAATCTTTAACTCTCTGAAAAGAGAGATTAAAATTTGTGTGCTTAATGTAGCCATGCACAACAATGCACCTGCTTTAATAAGAGAAGTAAACCAATATCAAACTAGTATCACTAGAGAAAGTGAAGATGATGACTTTCCGGATATTGATGAAATACTTTTAAATCTTATACCGCAGGATATTCTTTCAATAGAAGTTGAGAGTGGATCTGGTTCTGTTTTATCTGAAATTTATAACTTAGGACACCCCAAAAGGCTACTCTCTGCCCATCTATTTCCTTCCAATTTTAGCAATTATTTTCCCGGATTTTTTTCAACGATATAATCGTCATGGAACCGGTATGTCCTAACATATATAAATTAAAGAGATGCAAACAGAAATCAGAAACAACTGGACTAAGCAAGAAGTAGAAGAAATCTACAACATGCCTTTGATGGAACTCATGTATAAGGCATCAACAATCCACAAAGAATTTCAGAAAACAGGTGAAGTACAAGTATGTACTCTTCTTTCTGTAAAAACAGGTGGTTGTAAAGAAGACTGTAGCTATTGCTCACAATCTGCACGCTACAACACTCATGTTCAGCCTCATAAATTAATGAGAACTGATGATGTAGTTCAAAAAGCAAAACAAGCGAAAGAAAATGGCTCAACAAGATTCTGTATGGGTGCCGCTTGGAGAGAAGCTAGAAGCAATCGTGACTTTGAAAAAGTCTTAGGTATGGTTTCCGAAATCAACGATATGGGTATGGAAGTTTGTGCAACATTAGGTATGCTAGATGTTGAGCAAGCTGAAAAGCTAAAAGAAGCTGGTCTTTACGCATATAACCACAACCTAGATACAAGTAGAGAATATTACGATAAAGTAATTACTACAAGAACTTTTGATGATCGTTTAGAAACTATCGCTAACGTTCAAAAGGCAAAAATCTCTGTTTGTTCAGGAGGTATTATTGGTCTTGGTGAAACAGACAAGGACAGAATCGGAATGTTGTATACTTTAGCAACTTTACCTCAACATCCTGAGTCGGTACCTGTTAACGCACTAGTTCCTGTAGAAGGCACACCTATGGAAGGTAACAAAATGGTCTCTACTTGGGAAATGATCCGTATGATTGCTACAGCAAGAATCTTAATGCCTAAAGCAATGGTACGTCTATCAGCAGGTAGAACTGAAATGACAACTGAAGCTCAAGCTTTATGTTTCATGGCTGGTGCTAACTCAATCTTTGCAGGAGATCAACTTTTAACGACTCCTAACCCTGAAGAAGATGCTGATAAAGTAATGTTCAATTTATTAGGTCTTACACCTAGAGCATCCTTTAAAGAAGTAAAAGAAGAATCAGTATCCGTATAGGTTACAAAAGAAATAGATTCAAGGTGTGGTATTTATTTACCACACCCTTCACTTATTAGGTAAATATGGACATTAGAGAGCAATTGATGCTCCTTCAGGATAATCACCAGCTTCGTTCTTTAAAAACGGTAGACCGACTTCAAAATGGTCATATCGATAAGAACGGTAAATCACTAGTGAGTTTTATATCCAATGATTATTTAGGAATAGCATCAGATCGAGAATTGCATGAAGATTTTATCCAAAATTATCTTCCTGTAAATTTCCATCATGGGTTTAGTAGTGCATCTTCTAGATTACTAGAAGGAAATGCTAGCATATTTGGTTTATTAGAGGATAAAGTAGCTGCTTCTTATCAAAAAGAGTCATGTATCTTTATGAACAGTGGATATCATGCCAATTTAGGAGTACTTAGTAGTTTACCTCAAAAGGGTGATCTAATTTTATCCGATAAGCTCAACCATGCTAGTATTGTTGATGGGCTAAAATTAAGTAAGGCCCATTTCGAAAGATACAAACACTTGGATTATCATCATTTAGAAAGGTTATTAGAGAAGAATGCTTCACTATTCAGAAATATATATATCGTTTCTGAAGCCCTTTTTAGTATGGATGGTGATTCGGCTGATATTCCTAAACTTGTTGAGTTAAAAAAGAAATACAATACCCAATTAATCATCGATGAAGCACATAGTATCGGTGTTTATGGTGAAAATGGTCTGGGTCTTTGCGAAGAAAATAATGTGATTAATGACATCGATGTCATCATTGCTCCTTGTGGAAAAGCTTTGGGAGGTGTAGGTGCATTGGTTATTACTTCTTCATTAATCAAAGAGTACCTGGTAAACCATTGTAGATCTTTTATCTTCACTACTGCCCTACCTCCAATAAATGTTGCATGGTTATCCTTTATTTGGCAACAACTACCTAATTATAAATCGACAAGAAATAAGGTTTTCAAATTGATAGACCATTTCAAATCGATTATGTCTGCAGGTGACTTCGATTTGGTCTCAGATTCCTATATACAACCCTTTGTTGTGGGAGAAAATCACAAAGCAATAGACCTTTCTAATTTTTTGGAAGAAAAAGGGTTTTATGTTGCTCCTATACGATATCCAACGGTACCTAAAAATTCTGCTCGACTTCGAATTTCTATCACAGCTAATCATTCTATAAAAGAAATAGATCAGCTCGCTGAAATCTTATTGAACTATTTAAAAGCACATAATTATGAAAACGAGTTGGTTGATTAATGCAGGTAATAAAGAGCTTCTAATCTTCTTTGCAGGTTGGGGACAATCGCCAGACTACTTTAAGAAATTCAAGAGTGATCAATTTGATGTTCTAATGGTTTACCATTATCAAAATATTGAATTTGAACTCATCAACAACATAATAGAAGGCTATCAGACTACACATTGTCTAGGGTGGTCTTTTGGTGTAAAAGTCTGTGATCTTTTTATCGATCAAGCTGAAATTAGTGGTGATAAAATGGCCTTAAATGGAAGTTTTCTCCCAGTTCATGAAGAGTATGGCATACCTAAAGCCATCTTCCAAGGGACACTAGATGGATTGTCTCAAAAAAATTGGGAGAAATTCATGTTCCGAATTTGTGGTAATAAAACACTCGCAGAAGAGTTGGTAAATTACAACCTTAGAAGTATTGATACTTTAAAAGAGGAACTACAATACCTTGGAGAGATCTCCAACCTTCCTTCTTCGAATAATTTCAACAGTGTGCAAATCAGTAATAAAGATCGAATTTTTCCAATAAGTAATCTTAAAACTGCTTGGGAAGAAAAAAATGCAAATCTTGTTACTACCAACTTACCACACTTCCCTTTTGAATCAATAACATCTTGGGAAGAGATTGTTTCACCTCAGCCTGAAGTATGCCATGGTAATTAATAAAGAGATCGTAGCACAAAGATTTGGCAAAAATGTTTCTACCTATAACACTGAAGCATTCATACAAAAGAGAATTTGTAAGGAACTGTACAGAAAGCTTATCTCTGTAAAAGATTCTTACAATAGTGTTTTTGAAATCGGATGTGGTACAGGCTTTTTGAGCAAACAAGCCATTCCTCATGTAAGTGATACTTATTTTGCTAATGACCTGGGTGTTTCTTGTACTCATCAGTTATTAAAGGACTACCCAAGCATTAACTTTATTGAAGGGGATGCGGAAAATGTTAAGTATCCAGAAAGGTTAGACTTAGTACTATCAAGCTCAGCATTTCAATGGATGACAGATAGGGAAAGATTACTAAAAAGAATCAATCAAAGTCTAAATAAAGATGGTTTACTAGCATTCAGTACTTTTGGTCCTTCAAATTTTGAAGAGTTAAAAACTACTTTGAATGAAGGATTAGAATATGGCACACTTACACATTGGAGGAGACTTACAGAGGAAGCAGGCTTCGAAGTGTTATCAGCTTGGGAATGGAAAACACAACTGATTTTTTCTCAAGGAACAGATGTATTAAAACATATCAAAAAAACTGGTGTTGGAGGATGTGCAAATGCCAATAGCATCTGGACAAAATCAAAACTGATTGCCTTTAACGACAAATATCAATCACATTTTCCAAAAGAAAATGGAGTGCAATTAACTTATCATCCCATATTTATCATCGCAAAGAAAAAATAGTATGAATATCTTTTTAACAGCCATCGGAACTGATAGTGGAAAGAGTGTTGTGTCAGCCATTCTTACAGAAGCTTTACAAGCAGATTACTGGAAGCCGATTCAAGCAGGATTTCCAACAGATACTGAAACGGTTCATCAGTTATTACCTACAAAAAAAGAAAAGCTAGAGGAAGCTTATTTATTAAAATATCCTATGTCTCCTCATGCATCTGCAAATAAAGAGGGGGTTTATGTTGACCTAGAGACCATTAAGATACCCTCGCACAAAAATGAAAATATGATCATTGAAGGTGCTGGTGGAATTATGGTGCCATTAAATAATAAGGATATGGTCATTGATATTGCTGAGAAATTTAAACTTCCTGTAATTCTTGTAAGTAACATATATCTCGGAAATATCAATCATACGCTTCTTTCAATTAATGAATTAAAAAGACGCGGTTTAAAACTGGCAGGTATCGTATTTAATGGAGACAGAAATATTGACACCGAAAATGTCATTTTAGAACATGCAGAAGCTCCATGTTTATTTCACCTTCCTCAATTAGATCAAGTAACTCCCGATAGTATTAAAAGAGTAGCTGAAGAAGTAAGGCCTCAATTATATCAACTTTTAAATATTGAAAACTATGCATAAGGACTTACTTCAGAGGGACCAACAATATGTTTGGCATCCATTTACACCGCAAACTTTAGCTCCAAAACCACTTGGCGTAAAAGCGGCAAAAGATTGTAAAATTATCCTTGAAGATGGTAAAGAAGTCATTGATGCTATCTCTTCTTGGTGGGTGAATATACATGGACACGGTAATGAAGAACTTGCTGAAACTTTAAAACAACAAGCTTTAAACCT belongs to Flammeovirga agarivorans and includes:
- a CDS encoding MutS-related protein, which gives rise to MIQNYNQQLQLILEDIKDKESISNKFSLLRLITIIGVIVCCVLLYGNFNQFIFPTIILGLALFFLIVRRHSTVQQNLEELKIKQLLLENEITVLGGGANLYDDGEDLKQVNQLFAHDMDLYGPQSLFHFINRTSTHWGKNQLNSFFDENAYQVPSQTIIDRQEAVKELSDNVSFSEKLQLFLFGEQKQKSNFQIDSDLLGKFKIKQEGIYKIYASLVPFLWGVIIFGFLNSADWTMGLTATIILLNFLVMGRVGGDVAEFMHHLNSSATALERLAKVTDLLGTTNFKSSLLQEGIKDISSQHFSKPILKLSTLIQQLDIRKNMMGLVVLYSIIPFDIFVVGRIRKWFKKNPDLFEKLFHIIGELEAYNSLAILERNHPDWTKPVFVEEDIILDGENMGHPLIFQGANGEFDGGVKNSYKLDTNNRVSIITGSNMSGKSTFIRVVGINLLLAFAGSAVCATSFKVGKRVKLITSMRIADSLHLSESTFKAELERIKLIIEAIETNEPHLFLVDEMLRGTNSIDKLKGSFALLEKLQANAEANIIVATHDLQLSDFEKNGNAVFSKNYHFDFDYSHNEFEFDYKLKEGVCEKFNASLLLKELGLNT
- a CDS encoding porin, with the protein product MKLFYSVLLGCFFIVANNNLLFAQEDFQQEEEEHETKFKQQPGLAKAASKVFFSEKPWSVSGFGEVSFVNRNDVPIGMEDDIELSYNNLYRFSTFFGYRFTDKIIWNSEILVEYLTDPNGNSHFEFIVEAFMDFSIHKSFNLRTGIYPLSIGYINNNDEPVMFASVNRSDVERMIVPSTWMGMGVSFYGLISPSFNYTFGVSQGLDGSSFLSGTWIRQGREPRFDGNSFTTYSINPQINYVGLKDWTLSASAFIGQTGNNQEITDYNGNKRIANSVAQLYTAYVKHTKKNWEFMALASTGYMSGTEDLYYLTAQENGGVGQVIANQNIGYLVEGSFDLLSLFNNRSFLRKKNALIDPHDVKIPLFVRYEYINTHKNYNEKLLMADTNANMVHFNSDIITVGVNFKPREEIAFKIDYQFRNNRATGPYAAKEDNLLELGIGFIF
- a CDS encoding BamA/TamA family outer membrane protein — protein: MKKLLFLLLFSFTFSLQQSIAQSFSTGGGGSAERSDKNFQFMPVPYINYDRTLGLSVGALPMAMYNLSKTDTISPSSISGALGLYTTNKSWFTLGFSKFYFAEDRYRVTVAGGVGDFNYQTYVGFPLNGFLQYATGVNFIKGEIQRKVIKNLYAGVNYMYTDFENSFDIVPDTTSTVQLQTLGFIVSYDHRDDVYYPTKGEIGNVNIDVSPDFLGNDQPNTKITIDFNKYFAFKEGRDILATRMYVGFGVGDLTFNQQFIVGQSDIRGYTQAKYRGNAMYNIQGEYRWNFHKKMAVNFFAGLATVSGANDSSQNGILLPGVGVGYRYNVFPKNHMNVGLDAAVGRDDWGIYFRIGEAF
- the bioB gene encoding biotin synthase BioB; translated protein: MQTEIRNNWTKQEVEEIYNMPLMELMYKASTIHKEFQKTGEVQVCTLLSVKTGGCKEDCSYCSQSARYNTHVQPHKLMRTDDVVQKAKQAKENGSTRFCMGAAWREARSNRDFEKVLGMVSEINDMGMEVCATLGMLDVEQAEKLKEAGLYAYNHNLDTSREYYDKVITTRTFDDRLETIANVQKAKISVCSGGIIGLGETDKDRIGMLYTLATLPQHPESVPVNALVPVEGTPMEGNKMVSTWEMIRMIATARILMPKAMVRLSAGRTEMTTEAQALCFMAGANSIFAGDQLLTTPNPEEDADKVMFNLLGLTPRASFKEVKEESVSV
- a CDS encoding aminotransferase class I/II-fold pyridoxal phosphate-dependent enzyme, whose product is MDIREQLMLLQDNHQLRSLKTVDRLQNGHIDKNGKSLVSFISNDYLGIASDRELHEDFIQNYLPVNFHHGFSSASSRLLEGNASIFGLLEDKVAASYQKESCIFMNSGYHANLGVLSSLPQKGDLILSDKLNHASIVDGLKLSKAHFERYKHLDYHHLERLLEKNASLFRNIYIVSEALFSMDGDSADIPKLVELKKKYNTQLIIDEAHSIGVYGENGLGLCEENNVINDIDVIIAPCGKALGGVGALVITSSLIKEYLVNHCRSFIFTTALPPINVAWLSFIWQQLPNYKSTRNKVFKLIDHFKSIMSAGDFDLVSDSYIQPFVVGENHKAIDLSNFLEEKGFYVAPIRYPTVPKNSARLRISITANHSIKEIDQLAEILLNYLKAHNYENELVD
- a CDS encoding pimeloyl-ACP methyl esterase BioG family protein — translated: MKTSWLINAGNKELLIFFAGWGQSPDYFKKFKSDQFDVLMVYHYQNIEFELINNIIEGYQTTHCLGWSFGVKVCDLFIDQAEISGDKMALNGSFLPVHEEYGIPKAIFQGTLDGLSQKNWEKFMFRICGNKTLAEELVNYNLRSIDTLKEELQYLGEISNLPSSNNFNSVQISNKDRIFPISNLKTAWEEKNANLVTTNLPHFPFESITSWEEIVSPQPEVCHGN
- the bioC gene encoding malonyl-ACP O-methyltransferase BioC, with the protein product MVINKEIVAQRFGKNVSTYNTEAFIQKRICKELYRKLISVKDSYNSVFEIGCGTGFLSKQAIPHVSDTYFANDLGVSCTHQLLKDYPSINFIEGDAENVKYPERLDLVLSSSAFQWMTDRERLLKRINQSLNKDGLLAFSTFGPSNFEELKTTLNEGLEYGTLTHWRRLTEEAGFEVLSAWEWKTQLIFSQGTDVLKHIKKTGVGGCANANSIWTKSKLIAFNDKYQSHFPKENGVQLTYHPIFIIAKKK
- the bioD gene encoding dethiobiotin synthase; its protein translation is MNIFLTAIGTDSGKSVVSAILTEALQADYWKPIQAGFPTDTETVHQLLPTKKEKLEEAYLLKYPMSPHASANKEGVYVDLETIKIPSHKNENMIIEGAGGIMVPLNNKDMVIDIAEKFKLPVILVSNIYLGNINHTLLSINELKRRGLKLAGIVFNGDRNIDTENVILEHAEAPCLFHLPQLDQVTPDSIKRVAEEVRPQLYQLLNIENYA